One genomic window of Tatumella citrea includes the following:
- the rluA gene encoding bifunctional tRNA pseudouridine(32) synthase/23S rRNA pseudouridine(746) synthase RluA yields MEAYNPPTEPWLHILYQDSHIMVVNKPSGLLSVPGRLPEHQDSVMLRILRDFPGAQSVHRLDMATSGVIVVALTKAAERELKRQFREREPKKTYIARIWGHLEKDEGLVDLPLICDWPNRPKQKVCFETGKAAQTEWRVLEYCDDLSCRVELKPVTGRSHQLRVHMLALGHPILGDGFYAHPEAKALADRLLLHAESLTITHPHYGTPMTFRQPADF; encoded by the coding sequence ATGGAAGCTTATAATCCCCCCACCGAACCCTGGCTGCATATCCTGTATCAGGACAGTCATATCATGGTGGTTAACAAACCCAGCGGGCTGTTATCCGTTCCAGGTCGCCTGCCTGAACATCAGGACAGTGTGATGCTGCGGATTCTGCGCGATTTTCCTGGTGCACAGTCGGTGCACCGGCTGGATATGGCGACCAGCGGTGTTATTGTGGTGGCATTAACCAAAGCGGCAGAGCGCGAGCTGAAGCGACAGTTTCGGGAACGTGAACCTAAGAAAACCTATATCGCACGGATCTGGGGACACCTGGAAAAAGACGAGGGGCTGGTGGATCTGCCGTTAATTTGTGACTGGCCGAACCGGCCAAAGCAAAAAGTTTGTTTTGAAACCGGTAAAGCAGCTCAGACTGAATGGCGGGTGCTTGAGTATTGCGACGACTTAAGTTGCAGAGTCGAATTAAAGCCTGTCACTGGTCGCTCACATCAGTTGCGGGTTCATATGTTGGCACTCGGTCATCCGATTCTCGGAGATGGCTTCTACGCGCATCCGGAAGCCAAAGCACTGGCAGACCGTCTGTTATTGCATGCAGAATCACTGACTATTACTCACCCGCACTATGGCACTCCCATGACATTCCGCCAGCCGGCGGACTTCTGA
- the djlA gene encoding co-chaperone DjlA — protein MRYWGKVIGLAVGILSGAGFWGIVLGVMIGHAIDKVRIGNGQGYFSDNQSRQNLFFRTTFQVMGHLTKSKGRVTEADIQIASAFMERMQLHGESRLSAQQSFREGKDSNYPLREKLREFRSACFGRFDLIRMFLEIQVQAAFADGVLHPKERQVLYVIAEELGISRVQFDQFLRMMAGGEQFSGSGGEYHQGSYQQQQRGPTLEDACSVLGVNPGDDSTTIKRAYRKLMSEHHPDKLVAKGLPPEMMEMAKQKTQKIQSAYDLIRKEKGFK, from the coding sequence ATGCGCTATTGGGGTAAAGTAATTGGATTAGCAGTGGGTATTTTATCCGGAGCAGGCTTCTGGGGCATTGTTCTGGGAGTAATGATAGGCCACGCAATCGACAAAGTTCGTATCGGAAACGGGCAAGGGTACTTTTCAGATAACCAGTCCCGGCAGAATCTGTTCTTCCGCACCACTTTCCAGGTGATGGGGCATCTGACCAAGTCTAAAGGGCGTGTGACGGAAGCAGATATTCAGATTGCGTCGGCATTTATGGAGCGGATGCAGCTGCATGGCGAATCCCGCCTTTCGGCTCAACAGTCCTTTCGTGAAGGTAAAGACAGCAATTATCCGTTGCGGGAAAAACTGCGGGAATTTCGCAGCGCCTGTTTTGGGCGTTTTGACCTCATCCGGATGTTTCTGGAAATTCAGGTACAGGCTGCTTTTGCAGATGGCGTATTGCATCCTAAAGAGCGCCAGGTGCTGTATGTGATTGCAGAGGAGCTGGGGATCTCGAGGGTACAATTCGATCAGTTTCTGCGGATGATGGCTGGCGGTGAACAATTCTCCGGTTCGGGTGGTGAATATCACCAGGGGAGTTATCAGCAGCAACAGCGAGGTCCGACACTGGAAGATGCCTGCAGTGTGTTGGGAGTGAATCCGGGAGATGACAGTACTACTATCAAACGGGCTTACCGGAAACTGATGTCGGAACATCATCCGGACAAACTGGTGGCGAAAGGTTTGCCACCAGAGATGATGGAAATGGCAAAACAGAAAACCCAAAAAATACAGTCTGCTTACGATCTGATCCGTAAGGAAAAAGGGTTTAAATAA
- the lptD gene encoding LPS assembly protein LptD, producing the protein MNKRLPTLLATMIGAALYSQHSLADDLMSQCMLGVPSYNRPLTSGTPNEQPVTIHSDSAKGTYPDDSVFTGKVSVNQGNGQLQADEVQLHQRQQPGQGTPTRTVDALGNVHYDDNQVILKGPKAWSNLNTKDTNVWNGDYQMVGRQGRGSADQMKLRGNNRYTILENGSFTSCLPGDNSWSVAGSEIIEDRQEQVAEIWNARFKVGSVPIFYSPYLQLPIGDRRRSGFLIPNAKYGNDNGFEFMLPYYWNIAPQMDATITPHYMSKRGLQLQNEFRYLSVFGSGLMELDYLPSDSQYNKDKAARDIASDDSSNRWLFYWRHTGVYDQHWRFNVDYSKVSDSYYFNDLASKYYSSTDGYANQKFSIGYADTNWDATLSSKDFQTFSHTNSNSIYRVLPQLDVNVYQNDIGPFNAHVYGQFARFTNTNPNYPRADRLHIEPTLDLPLSNGWASLDTEAKLLATHYQQDNIENYNNGSIDSSADRYQLKNSVNRTMPQFKVDGKMVFDRDMDWSPGYTQTLEPRVQYLYVPYRNQSNIYPYDSTLLQTDYTGLFRDRTYSGLDRISSANQVASGVTTRIYDNNLVERFNVSVGQIYSFTPARTGSDELDDSNDRGSLTWAGDTYWKVSDYWGVRGGLQYDTKLDNIAQGNAILEYRRDADRMVQLSYRYSSPQYVAQALNDASLLENPIYKNGISQVGMTASWPIADAWSIVGSYYYDTRNSKPADQLLGVQYSSCCYAIRFGYERKINGWENDTSKYDNSISFNIEFRGLSSDYSLGTAQMLHQGIIPYQPAF; encoded by the coding sequence ATGAATAAAAGATTACCAACCTTGCTGGCCACGATGATTGGCGCAGCGCTCTACAGCCAGCACAGCCTTGCCGATGATCTTATGTCGCAATGTATGCTGGGCGTACCCTCTTATAACCGTCCTTTAACCAGCGGTACGCCGAATGAGCAACCGGTCACTATTCATTCTGATTCCGCTAAAGGGACTTATCCTGACGATTCCGTTTTTACCGGCAAGGTCAGTGTAAACCAGGGTAACGGCCAGCTACAGGCTGATGAAGTCCAGCTTCATCAGCGCCAGCAGCCCGGGCAGGGTACACCGACACGTACCGTTGATGCATTGGGAAACGTGCATTATGACGATAATCAGGTAATTCTTAAGGGCCCGAAAGCGTGGTCCAATCTGAATACTAAAGATACTAATGTCTGGAACGGCGATTATCAGATGGTTGGCCGCCAGGGCCGTGGTTCTGCTGATCAGATGAAATTACGCGGTAATAACCGTTATACCATCCTTGAAAACGGTAGTTTTACTTCCTGCCTCCCCGGAGACAACAGCTGGAGTGTCGCCGGTTCAGAGATCATTGAAGACCGCCAGGAACAGGTGGCAGAAATCTGGAATGCCCGCTTTAAAGTGGGTTCAGTGCCAATTTTCTACAGCCCATACCTGCAGTTACCGATTGGCGATCGTCGCCGCTCCGGTTTCCTGATCCCGAACGCAAAATACGGTAATGATAATGGCTTCGAGTTTATGCTGCCATATTACTGGAATATTGCGCCGCAGATGGATGCGACTATTACTCCGCACTACATGAGTAAACGCGGCCTGCAACTGCAAAACGAATTCCGTTATCTGTCTGTATTTGGTAGTGGTCTGATGGAACTGGATTATCTGCCTTCTGATAGCCAGTACAATAAAGACAAAGCAGCTCGCGACATTGCATCCGATGACAGTTCAAACCGTTGGCTGTTCTACTGGCGCCATACCGGTGTTTATGACCAACACTGGCGCTTCAACGTAGATTACAGCAAAGTCAGTGACAGCTATTACTTCAACGATCTGGCGTCAAAATACTACAGTTCGACTGACGGCTATGCGAACCAGAAATTCAGTATCGGTTATGCAGATACGAACTGGGACGCCACACTGTCCAGTAAAGACTTCCAGACCTTCTCACATACCAACTCCAACAGTATTTACCGTGTACTGCCACAGCTGGATGTGAATGTTTACCAGAATGATATCGGTCCGTTTAATGCGCATGTTTACGGCCAGTTTGCAAGGTTTACCAACACTAACCCGAATTATCCGCGGGCAGACCGGTTGCATATTGAACCCACTCTCGATTTGCCACTGTCAAATGGCTGGGCCAGTCTGGATACTGAAGCAAAATTACTGGCGACCCACTATCAGCAGGATAATATTGAAAACTATAACAACGGTTCAATTGACAGCTCCGCTGATCGCTATCAGCTGAAAAACTCGGTTAACCGCACCATGCCACAGTTTAAAGTGGATGGAAAAATGGTGTTCGACCGGGATATGGACTGGTCGCCTGGCTATACCCAGACGCTGGAACCCCGGGTTCAGTACCTGTATGTGCCATACCGTAACCAGAGTAATATCTATCCCTACGATTCAACATTGTTACAGACCGACTATACCGGGCTGTTCCGTGACCGCACATACAGTGGTCTGGATCGTATCTCTTCTGCTAACCAGGTTGCTTCCGGGGTGACCACCCGAATTTATGATAACAATCTGGTTGAACGTTTTAACGTTTCTGTAGGTCAAATCTATTCGTTTACACCAGCACGTACGGGAAGTGATGAACTTGACGATAGTAACGACCGTGGAAGTCTGACCTGGGCCGGTGATACTTACTGGAAAGTTAGTGATTACTGGGGTGTCCGTGGCGGTCTGCAATATGATACAAAACTGGATAACATTGCCCAGGGCAATGCGATTCTGGAATATCGTCGTGATGCCGATCGTATGGTGCAACTGAGTTATCGCTACAGCAGCCCGCAATATGTCGCGCAGGCACTGAATGATGCATCATTGTTGGAGAACCCGATTTATAAGAACGGGATTTCACAGGTCGGGATGACGGCAAGCTGGCCGATTGCAGATGCATGGTCTATCGTGGGTTCTTACTATTACGATACCCGTAATAGCAAACCGGCGGACCAACTGTTAGGCGTTCAGTACAGCTCCTGTTGTTACGCTATCCGTTTCGGATACGAGCGTAAAATCAACGGCTGGGAAAATGACACAAGTAAATATGACAACTCGATTTCATTCAACATAGAGTTCCGGGGCCTGAGTTCTGATTACAGTCTGGGAACTGCTCAAATGCTGCATCAGGGAATTATCCCTTATCAGCCAGCGTTTTGA
- the surA gene encoding peptidylprolyl isomerase SurA: MKNWRMLILCVAMNATTAIAAPQMVDKVAAIVNNSVVLESDVDDMMSTVKTQAKEAGQQLPDDQTLRHQILDREIMDSIITQIGQRAGIQISDQELDQAIQNIAAQNHMTLDQLRSRLSYDGVNYANYRNQIRKEMLISTVRNNEVRSRVTILPQEVDNLAKQIASQNVPGTELNLSMILLPLPENPTQQQVDDEEALAKKLVGELKNGADFGKMAVTYSADPQALKGGNMGWGKIEELPSLFSQALSTAHKGDIIGPIRSGVGFHILKVNDVRGESQNVSVTEVHARHILVKVSPIMSDQQARAKIEQIAADIRSGKITFAQAARQYSEDPGSANQGGDLGWASPNIYDPAFRDAVMHLNKGQISEPVRSSFGWHLIQLMDTRQVDRTEDAGKDRAYRMLFNRKFAEEAQTWMQEQRAEAYVKILDNNG, from the coding sequence ATGAAGAACTGGAGAATGCTGATTCTGTGCGTAGCGATGAATGCTACTACTGCTATTGCAGCACCACAGATGGTTGATAAAGTCGCTGCGATTGTGAATAACAGTGTGGTGTTAGAAAGCGACGTTGATGACATGATGAGTACGGTGAAGACTCAGGCTAAAGAGGCCGGCCAGCAATTGCCTGACGATCAGACGTTACGTCATCAGATTCTGGATCGTGAAATCATGGACAGTATCATCACTCAGATAGGCCAGCGTGCCGGAATTCAGATAAGCGATCAGGAACTGGATCAGGCTATTCAGAATATTGCGGCGCAGAACCATATGACTCTGGATCAGTTGCGCAGCCGACTGAGCTATGACGGTGTTAACTACGCGAACTACCGTAACCAGATCCGTAAGGAAATGCTGATCTCTACCGTTCGTAACAACGAAGTCAGAAGCCGGGTCACTATTCTCCCGCAGGAAGTTGATAACCTGGCAAAACAGATAGCCAGCCAGAACGTACCAGGTACTGAACTGAACCTGAGCATGATTCTGTTACCATTGCCTGAAAATCCTACTCAGCAACAGGTAGATGATGAAGAAGCTCTGGCTAAGAAACTGGTTGGTGAACTGAAGAACGGTGCCGATTTCGGTAAAATGGCCGTCACTTACTCTGCTGACCCTCAGGCGCTGAAAGGCGGCAACATGGGTTGGGGTAAAATTGAAGAGCTGCCAAGCCTGTTCAGCCAGGCGCTGAGCACCGCTCATAAAGGCGATATCATTGGCCCTATCCGCTCTGGTGTTGGTTTCCACATTCTGAAAGTGAATGATGTACGCGGTGAATCTCAAAATGTTTCGGTCACCGAAGTTCATGCTCGTCATATTCTGGTTAAAGTCTCGCCAATCATGTCTGACCAGCAGGCGCGCGCTAAAATTGAGCAAATTGCCGCAGACATCCGTAGCGGTAAAATTACCTTTGCTCAGGCTGCAAGACAGTACTCAGAAGATCCGGGATCAGCTAACCAGGGCGGCGATCTGGGTTGGGCTTCACCTAACATTTACGACCCGGCTTTCCGTGACGCAGTTATGCATCTGAATAAAGGCCAGATCAGCGAGCCTGTCCGTTCATCTTTCGGCTGGCATTTAATTCAACTGATGGATACCCGCCAGGTTGACCGCACCGAAGATGCCGGTAAAGACCGTGCTTACCGGATGCTGTTTAACCGTAAGTTTGCAGAAGAAGCACAGACCTGGATGCAGGAACAACGTGCTGAAGCTTATGTGAAGATTCTGGATAACAATGGCTGA
- the pdxA gene encoding 4-hydroxythreonine-4-phosphate dehydrogenase PdxA: protein MADIPRIVITPGEPAGIGPDLTVLLAGQQWPAELVVCADRKLLLDRAAQLGLPLTLRDYQPGIPAQPQQAGSLTLLSVPLNTDTIAGQLSVDNSDYVLRTLATACDGCLNGEFSALVTGPVHKGIINDAGIPFTGHTEFFADRAGCEKVVMMLATTELRVALATTHLPLKDVSAAITRENLHEVITILHHDLQHKFHIASPKILVCGLNPHAGEGGHMGHEEIDVIEPALEELRQQGISLIGPLPADTLFQPKYLQNADAVLAMYHDQGLPVLKYQGFGRAVNITLGLPFIRTSVDHGTALELAGQGLADPGSFITAINLAINMIKSSNE, encoded by the coding sequence ATGGCTGATATTCCAAGAATAGTGATCACTCCCGGCGAACCCGCCGGGATTGGTCCTGATTTGACCGTACTTCTGGCCGGCCAGCAATGGCCGGCCGAATTAGTTGTTTGCGCTGACAGAAAGCTACTGCTGGACCGGGCAGCACAACTTGGACTGCCACTCACGCTGAGAGATTATCAGCCAGGCATTCCGGCACAACCCCAGCAAGCGGGTAGTTTAACCCTGTTATCCGTTCCTCTGAATACTGATACTATTGCCGGACAGTTGTCAGTAGACAATAGTGATTATGTACTGCGAACTCTGGCAACGGCCTGTGATGGCTGTCTGAATGGTGAATTTTCCGCGCTGGTTACCGGCCCGGTTCATAAAGGCATTATTAATGATGCCGGCATCCCGTTCACCGGACATACTGAGTTTTTTGCTGACCGCGCAGGCTGTGAGAAAGTAGTAATGATGCTGGCAACCACAGAGTTGCGGGTAGCATTAGCCACAACTCACCTGCCCCTGAAAGATGTCTCTGCGGCAATTACCCGCGAGAATCTTCATGAAGTAATCACTATTCTTCATCACGATTTACAGCATAAATTTCATATTGCCAGCCCTAAAATTCTGGTTTGCGGCCTGAATCCGCATGCTGGTGAAGGTGGTCATATGGGCCATGAAGAAATTGATGTCATTGAACCGGCACTGGAAGAACTGCGGCAGCAGGGGATTTCCCTTATCGGGCCTTTACCCGCCGACACCCTGTTCCAGCCTAAGTATCTGCAAAACGCAGACGCGGTGCTGGCGATGTATCACGATCAGGGCTTACCCGTGTTAAAATATCAGGGCTTTGGCCGGGCGGTGAATATTACCCTTGGCCTGCCATTTATCCGGACTTCTGTTGACCACGGAACTGCGCTTGAGTTAGCCGGCCAGGGCCTGGCAGATCCGGGAAGCTTTATTACGGCGATCAACCTCGCCATAAATATGATTAAGAGCAGTAATGAATAA
- the rsmA gene encoding 16S rRNA (adenine(1518)-N(6)/adenine(1519)-N(6))-dimethyltransferase RsmA gives MNNRVHQGHYARKRFGQNFLNDQYIIDSIVSAIHPQKSDAMVEIGPGLGALTEPVGEQLDALTVIELDRDLAARLQTHPFLGPKLTIFQQDAMTFNFAELSVERGQPLRVFGNLPYNISTPLMFHLFSYPGAIKDMHFMLQKEVVNRLVAGPGSKAYGRLTVMAQYYCQVIPVLEVPPHSFTPPPKVDSAVVRLIPHTQSPYPAVSVKVLSRITTEAFGKRRKTLRNSLGHLFPEAVLADLGIDNNLRAENVTIAQYCQLAHWLTEHPEQPQES, from the coding sequence ATGAATAATCGCGTCCATCAGGGGCACTACGCCCGTAAACGTTTCGGGCAAAACTTCCTTAACGATCAATACATTATAGATAGCATCGTCTCAGCCATTCATCCGCAAAAAAGCGATGCGATGGTTGAAATCGGTCCCGGACTCGGAGCACTGACTGAACCCGTCGGAGAGCAACTCGATGCCTTAACGGTGATCGAGCTCGACCGTGATCTGGCTGCGCGTTTGCAGACTCATCCGTTCCTTGGTCCGAAACTGACGATTTTCCAGCAGGATGCCATGACCTTCAATTTTGCTGAGTTATCAGTAGAACGAGGACAGCCACTGCGGGTGTTTGGTAATTTGCCTTACAACATCTCTACCCCACTGATGTTCCACCTTTTCAGCTATCCTGGTGCGATTAAAGACATGCACTTTATGCTGCAAAAAGAGGTGGTTAACCGGCTGGTGGCTGGTCCGGGCAGTAAAGCTTATGGGCGCTTAACCGTGATGGCACAATATTACTGTCAGGTTATCCCTGTACTGGAAGTACCGCCACACTCTTTCACGCCTCCGCCTAAAGTCGACTCTGCGGTTGTTCGTCTGATACCGCATACGCAGTCTCCTTATCCGGCAGTCAGTGTGAAAGTGTTGAGCCGTATCACTACCGAGGCTTTCGGTAAACGCCGTAAGACTCTGCGTAACAGTCTGGGACACCTGTTTCCTGAAGCTGTCCTTGCCGATTTAGGTATTGATAATAATCTGCGTGCAGAAAATGTGACTATTGCCCAGTATTGCCAGTTGGCACACTGGCTGACTGAACATCCGGAGCAACCTCAGGAGAGCTAA
- the apaG gene encoding Co2+/Mg2+ efflux protein ApaG, with translation MSGSRRVYVNVQTFYVASQSQPEAERYVFAYTITIRNLGHDTVRLLERYWLITNGNGNETEVRGEGVVGEQPVIAPGGEYQYTSGAVLETPIGTMQGHYIMQDEHGEQFHTPIPVFRLAVSAQLH, from the coding sequence ATGAGTGGATCCAGACGCGTTTACGTCAACGTACAGACGTTTTATGTAGCTTCACAGTCTCAACCGGAAGCTGAACGTTATGTGTTCGCCTATACTATTACTATTCGTAATCTTGGGCATGACACTGTCCGGTTGCTTGAACGCTACTGGCTGATTACTAATGGTAACGGCAACGAAACTGAAGTTCGCGGAGAAGGTGTGGTCGGTGAACAACCCGTGATTGCGCCAGGTGGTGAGTATCAATACACCAGTGGTGCCGTCCTGGAAACACCTATTGGCACCATGCAGGGACATTATATTATGCAGGATGAGCATGGCGAACAATTCCATACCCCTATCCCTGTATTCCGTCTGGCCGTCTCCGCACAGCTCCATTAA
- the apaH gene encoding bis(5'-nucleosyl)-tetraphosphatase (symmetrical) ApaH produces MSTYLIGDIHGCYAEFTALLKKVNFDPSTDELWLTGDLVARGPDSLAVLRKVKALGDSVRLVLGNHDLHILAVYAGISRNKPKDNLSALLTAEDCDSLINWLRRQPLLQIDEKKKLVMAHAGITPQWDIETAKACARELEAILSSGSYPLFLDAMYGDMPNNWSPDLSGLSRLRFSANAFTRMRYCFPNGQLDMICKDSPEKAIPPLKPWFMLNGPVRDNYTIVFGHWASLEGKGTPEGIIGLDTGCCWGGNLTMLRWEDKKYFRQPSLKRKKN; encoded by the coding sequence ATGAGTACCTATCTGATTGGTGATATTCACGGTTGCTACGCTGAATTTACTGCGTTGCTGAAAAAGGTCAACTTCGACCCGTCAACAGATGAGCTCTGGCTGACCGGTGATCTGGTGGCTCGTGGGCCTGATTCCCTGGCGGTGTTACGTAAAGTGAAAGCGCTGGGTGATTCGGTCCGGCTGGTTCTTGGCAACCACGATTTGCATATCCTTGCGGTATATGCCGGAATTAGCCGTAATAAACCAAAAGACAATCTTTCTGCCTTACTGACTGCTGAAGACTGTGACAGTCTGATCAACTGGCTTCGTCGTCAACCGTTACTGCAGATAGACGAGAAGAAAAAACTGGTTATGGCTCATGCCGGTATCACACCACAGTGGGATATAGAGACTGCGAAAGCCTGTGCCAGAGAACTGGAAGCCATTCTCTCCAGCGGCAGTTACCCACTATTTCTTGATGCAATGTATGGTGATATGCCTAATAACTGGTCACCGGATCTCAGCGGTTTGTCACGCCTGAGATTTAGTGCAAACGCATTCACCCGGATGCGCTACTGTTTTCCTAACGGGCAGTTGGATATGATCTGCAAGGACTCTCCGGAAAAAGCCATTCCTCCGCTAAAACCCTGGTTTATGCTGAATGGCCCGGTTCGGGATAACTACACTATCGTATTTGGTCACTGGGCATCACTGGAAGGCAAAGGAACACCTGAAGGGATTATCGGACTGGATACAGGCTGCTGCTGGGGTGGTAATCTGACGATGTTACGCTGGGAAGACAAAAAATATTTCCGCCAGCCGTCACTGAAACGTAAAAAGAACTGA
- the ascB gene encoding 6-phospho-beta-glucosidase, translating into MNLFPESFLWGGAIAANQAEGAWQEDGKGLSTSDVQPNGIFGGIDPRTSAQSYLKDVAIDFYHRYPQDIALFAEMGFTCLRLSIAWTRIFPRGDESEPNEAGLAYYDKLFAELEKYHIQPVVTLSHYEMPWALVSEYGGWGNRQVIEFFMRYARVVFTRYQQRVRLWLTFNEINMSLHAPLTGVGIAADSSLNDIYQAIHHQLVASGLAVQACHQIIPQAKIGNMLLGGLLYPLTPKPDDVWATLSENRHWLFFGDVQVRGEYPGYMRRYFRDNNISLKITEQDKAALRHSIDFISFSYYMSGCACADASAQESCQGNILNMIPNPHLAASEWGWQIDPLGLRVLLNLLWDRYNKPLFIVENGLGARDQLTEDHQVIDDYRISYMNDHLLQIREALEDGVEIMGYTSWGPIDLVSASKAEISKRYGFIYVDRQDDGQGSLERYRKKSFGWYQSVIASRGETLK; encoded by the coding sequence ATGAATTTGTTTCCGGAATCATTTCTATGGGGAGGGGCCATTGCAGCCAACCAGGCGGAGGGAGCGTGGCAGGAAGATGGTAAAGGACTTTCAACTTCAGATGTACAGCCGAACGGTATTTTCGGAGGAATTGATCCACGTACTTCCGCACAAAGCTATCTGAAAGATGTTGCAATCGATTTTTATCACCGCTATCCGCAGGATATTGCGCTGTTTGCCGAAATGGGCTTTACCTGCCTGAGGTTATCCATTGCCTGGACACGAATTTTTCCGCGCGGTGATGAGAGTGAACCAAATGAAGCCGGACTGGCATATTACGACAAGCTGTTTGCGGAACTGGAAAAGTATCACATTCAGCCGGTGGTCACTCTGTCGCATTATGAGATGCCGTGGGCGCTGGTTTCTGAGTACGGTGGATGGGGCAACCGTCAGGTCATTGAGTTTTTTATGCGTTATGCCAGAGTGGTCTTCACGCGCTATCAGCAACGCGTTCGTTTGTGGCTGACCTTTAACGAGATCAATATGTCTCTGCATGCGCCATTAACCGGAGTAGGGATTGCCGCTGACAGCAGCCTTAATGATATTTATCAGGCCATTCATCATCAGCTGGTGGCCAGTGGGCTGGCGGTACAGGCATGCCACCAGATTATCCCGCAGGCCAAAATTGGCAATATGCTGTTGGGGGGATTGTTGTATCCGTTAACGCCAAAACCTGACGATGTCTGGGCAACCCTGAGTGAAAACCGCCACTGGTTGTTTTTTGGTGATGTCCAGGTCAGAGGAGAGTATCCGGGCTATATGCGGCGCTATTTCCGTGACAACAATATCAGCCTGAAGATAACGGAACAGGACAAAGCGGCCCTCAGGCACAGTATAGATTTTATCTCTTTCAGTTATTACATGTCCGGATGTGCCTGTGCAGATGCATCAGCTCAGGAATCCTGCCAGGGTAACATTTTGAATATGATCCCTAATCCACATCTTGCGGCCTCTGAGTGGGGCTGGCAGATTGATCCGCTGGGGTTGCGGGTGCTGCTGAATCTGCTGTGGGATCGTTACAATAAACCATTGTTTATTGTTGAGAATGGTCTGGGCGCCCGCGATCAGTTAACAGAGGATCATCAGGTGATCGATGATTACCGGATCAGTTACATGAACGATCATTTACTGCAGATCAGAGAGGCTCTGGAAGATGGGGTGGAAATTATGGGATACACCAGTTGGGGTCCAATTGATCTGGTCAGTGCATCTAAGGCTGAAATTTCGAAACGCTACGGTTTTATTTATGTCGATCGACAGGATGACGGACAAGGCAGCTTAGAACGCTATCGTAAGAAAAGTTTTGGCTGGTATCAGTCTGTCATTGCCAGCAGGGGAGAAACACTTAAATAA
- the folA gene encoding type 3 dihydrofolate reductase, which translates to MISLIAAMAADRIIGMDNAMPWSLPADLAWFKKHTLNKPVIMGRRTFESIGRPLPGRLNIVISRTPGETAGVTRATSLEEALQLAGEASEIMIIGGGKIYAQMLEKADRLYLTHIDAEVEGDTQFPDYNPDQWHSVFSEFHDADSNNTHSFCFEILDRRR; encoded by the coding sequence ATGATTAGTCTGATTGCTGCCATGGCAGCGGATCGTATTATTGGCATGGATAATGCCATGCCGTGGAGCCTGCCGGCGGACCTGGCCTGGTTCAAAAAGCATACTCTGAACAAGCCTGTAATTATGGGGCGCCGGACGTTCGAGTCGATAGGCAGACCACTCCCTGGACGGCTGAACATTGTTATCAGTCGCACACCCGGGGAAACCGCGGGTGTCACCCGCGCCACATCTCTGGAAGAAGCTTTACAGCTCGCAGGGGAAGCTTCTGAGATTATGATCATCGGTGGTGGAAAAATCTATGCTCAGATGCTGGAAAAAGCTGACCGGTTATATCTGACACATATCGATGCCGAAGTAGAAGGAGATACTCAGTTTCCTGACTATAACCCGGATCAGTGGCACTCTGTTTTTAGTGAGTTCCATGATGCTGACAGTAACAACACCCACAGTTTTTGCTTCGAAATCCTCGATCGCCGTCGTTAG